The Planctomycetaceae bacterium DNA segment TTACTTTGAGTGGTGCACTGATTCTGTCGATGGCTTCGCAACTGCATGCGGCCGATGAAGTGCGGTCTGCTCAGAAGACGCCGGTGACATTGTCAACGGTATCAGCGCCGGCTGATGCGAAGACGTCCGCGCCGATTGTTACCGAAACGGTTGTGCCGAATGACTCGGCCCTTCAGACGGTGTCGCGGACTCGGCCGATGCGGCTTCGTTCGACTTCCTCCCGTCCGATCTTCACCCGTGGAACGCCGTTGCGGCAAGGCAACACAGGCGTGCTGGGCCGCGTCATGGAACTGGAACGCAGAAAGAACGCATGGCTGCGCAGCATGTTCCGTTAAAGCGTCCGGTCGCACTCAGCGGCTGTCCCGCTTCACGGCAGAAGAAATCTGCTTCGTTACCACGTCGGCGACCTGCTGCTGCCGACCAGAACAGAATCAGCGAGGTGACACGACACCAACAGATTCCACACCTTTGATTGACACCAGCGAAGAACGATACCACCAGAGCATGACACCTTAGATTGGCACCAGGGACAGCGGATTCTTTCGAGCCGGCGACGGTATTCGGAAGGGTCCGCTTTTTTTGTTCAGCGCACTCAACGCTGTCGCGGTGTCGACGTTCCCTCGCGGTCGAATATACTGTGGGTCATGGTTGCAGTCTCGGCGGTGGCGATCCGCTGAACGTGCTGCGTTTCTGTCTGAATTCAGCTTCCGGAAACAAACCAATGGCAGCAGTCGCAGAGATGGATCCGATCGAAGAAATCGGACAGACGGCCGGCCTGATCTGGCACTTCCTGAGCGAACACGGAACGACTTCGGTGAGCAGGCTTGTGACGGGAGTTGAGGCGCCGCGCGACCTGGTGCTTCAGGGAATCGGCTGGCTTGCGCGGGAAGAAAAGATTGCCGTTGAACGG contains these protein-coding regions:
- a CDS encoding winged helix-turn-helix domain-containing protein; the encoded protein is MAAVAEMDPIEEIGQTAGLIWHFLSEHGTTSVSRLVTGVEAPRDLVLQGIGWLAREEKIAVERTSRSRTIRLR